One Rossellomorea aquimaris DNA window includes the following coding sequences:
- a CDS encoding acyl-CoA dehydrogenase family protein: MDLYEPYIQNDRQRNLVGLAGELADAFSERGEAYDREDEFPYENFNELKKKGYGTLSLPKEYGGEEISLYELVMIQERLATGDAATALSIGWHLGGLMELTESRTWEEGVFKELCEEIVANNALINRAASEPATGSPTRGGLPETKAVKIEEGWKVSGRKSFTSMARILDYSLVSATIGDTEEKGFFLVNHDLEGVSIEETWDTMSMKGTGSDDLVLTDVHLPPSALVERDSVNPRGKNDLPKAWLLHIPACYIGVAIAARNYAIQFAKDYSPNSLPGPIKDVPEVQRKIGEIELELFKARQILYSVADKWVREPEKRKDMASELASVKHVVTNSAFHIVDIAMRIVGAKSLFRSNPMQRYYRDVRAGLHNPPMDDMVIGMLANNALK; this comes from the coding sequence ATGGACTTATATGAACCGTATATACAGAATGACCGCCAAAGAAATCTGGTTGGTTTAGCTGGTGAGCTTGCTGATGCGTTTTCTGAACGAGGGGAAGCGTATGACAGGGAAGATGAATTTCCTTATGAAAATTTCAACGAACTGAAGAAAAAGGGATATGGAACATTATCTCTTCCTAAAGAGTACGGCGGAGAAGAAATCAGCTTATATGAGTTAGTGATGATTCAAGAAAGGCTTGCTACAGGGGACGCAGCAACGGCTTTGTCCATTGGCTGGCATCTCGGGGGATTGATGGAACTGACGGAATCCCGGACATGGGAGGAAGGAGTGTTCAAGGAACTTTGTGAGGAGATTGTAGCAAACAACGCTCTCATTAACCGGGCAGCATCCGAACCGGCAACGGGGAGCCCCACTCGTGGAGGGCTTCCCGAAACCAAAGCAGTGAAAATCGAAGAGGGATGGAAAGTAAGCGGCAGGAAATCCTTTACTTCTATGGCGAGAATCCTGGATTATTCTTTAGTTTCAGCAACAATCGGTGATACCGAAGAGAAAGGATTCTTCCTGGTGAATCATGACCTGGAAGGAGTAAGCATCGAAGAAACGTGGGATACGATGTCCATGAAGGGAACGGGCAGTGATGATCTCGTTCTCACGGATGTTCATCTCCCACCTTCCGCCCTAGTCGAACGTGATAGTGTAAATCCAAGAGGTAAGAATGATCTTCCTAAAGCATGGCTCCTGCACATACCCGCTTGCTATATAGGTGTTGCGATAGCCGCCCGCAACTATGCCATCCAATTTGCGAAGGACTATTCACCAAACAGTCTGCCGGGACCGATCAAGGATGTACCTGAAGTACAACGGAAAATTGGTGAAATAGAATTGGAACTATTTAAGGCTAGACAAATTCTCTATTCAGTAGCTGATAAGTGGGTGAGGGAGCCTGAGAAACGGAAAGACATGGCTTCAGAGCTTGCTTCTGTAAAACATGTTGTGACGAACAGCGCTTTTCACATTGTGGACATCGCCATGAGAATCGTTGGTGCAAAAAGTCTTTTCCGCTCGAATCCGATGCAGCGTTATTATCGTGATGTCAGGGCAGGACTTCACAATCCACCGATGGATGATATGGTGATAGGAATGTTAGCGAATAACGCTTTGAAATAA
- a CDS encoding aromatic acid exporter family protein codes for MEFLKKFQFAGGRIAKTGIAVFLTALVCEFLNWPATFAVITAIVTIEPTAANSIKKAFIRFPASAIGALFAVIIASTFGDRPITYALVALLTIITCHKLHLGAGILVATLTGIAMIPTIHDHYVATFFIRLGTTTIGLIVSTLVNLWILPPKYSKTITTKIHNLYFKTGNLLEKRGSEVLQNHSLHRDTKLIFNDILRDIESTDTLCEYQKEEWKLHRSSREELRYFHYEYKKLNLLRQVLFHIGNLIYLPVQYSFSEEEKDRILHATQSLKGIMHHPSFHIPEQHFTLMKDLLEEFWDDHEGLHSKPFQSMKHHFSCETVMLYELLSIHDLLEELSEIHVLEAQHQTVLEKTLHP; via the coding sequence ATGGAGTTTTTGAAAAAATTTCAATTTGCAGGAGGCAGAATAGCCAAAACCGGTATTGCCGTTTTCTTAACGGCTCTTGTGTGTGAGTTTTTAAATTGGCCAGCGACCTTTGCCGTCATTACCGCCATAGTCACCATCGAGCCCACAGCCGCCAATTCTATCAAGAAAGCATTCATCCGTTTTCCCGCTTCGGCTATAGGAGCGCTATTTGCGGTGATCATTGCTTCCACGTTCGGGGATCGCCCCATTACATATGCACTGGTCGCACTGCTCACAATCATTACCTGCCACAAGCTTCATTTAGGCGCAGGCATCCTGGTCGCTACATTAACGGGGATTGCCATGATTCCCACCATACACGATCATTATGTAGCTACCTTTTTCATTCGCCTGGGTACGACCACCATCGGGCTGATTGTGTCTACATTAGTGAACTTGTGGATCCTTCCACCAAAATACTCGAAAACGATTACGACCAAGATTCATAATCTCTATTTCAAAACGGGCAATTTATTAGAAAAAAGAGGCTCTGAAGTTCTTCAGAATCACTCTCTTCACCGGGATACAAAATTGATCTTCAATGATATTTTAAGAGACATAGAATCGACGGACACCCTTTGCGAATATCAAAAGGAAGAATGGAAGCTTCACCGCTCCAGTCGTGAGGAATTGCGTTATTTCCATTATGAGTACAAGAAGCTTAACCTTTTAAGGCAGGTCCTTTTTCATATTGGGAACTTAATTTACTTACCTGTTCAGTATTCATTCAGTGAAGAAGAGAAAGATCGTATCTTACATGCAACTCAATCGTTGAAAGGGATCATGCATCATCCCTCGTTTCACATTCCTGAACAACATTTCACTCTTATGAAAGATTTACTCGAGGAATTCTGGGACGATCATGAAGGACTTCATTCAAAACCCTTTCAGTCGATGAAGCATCACTTTTCCTGTGAAACGGTCATGCTATACGAATTACTTTCCATTCACGACCTTTTAGAGGAACTCAGTGAAATACATGTGCTAGAAGCCCAGCATCAAACCGTCCTGGAGAAAACGTTACACCCATAG
- a CDS encoding cyclic-phosphate processing receiver domain-containing protein has product MTVNVFLDDYRHCPQGYILAKDIDECIDLLLNFSIAHLSLDHDLESKTRNGLMLVHYMVEKQLFAERITIHSANSVAGKQMFKYLKEAQSEHKMPKSIKIMLRPLPLR; this is encoded by the coding sequence ATGACAGTAAATGTATTTTTAGACGATTATCGCCACTGTCCTCAAGGGTACATTCTCGCGAAAGACATCGATGAATGTATTGACCTGCTTCTGAATTTTTCTATCGCTCATCTTTCATTGGATCATGACTTAGAAAGCAAGACCCGTAATGGATTAATGCTCGTACACTATATGGTAGAAAAGCAGCTATTTGCAGAACGCATCACGATTCATTCCGCCAACTCTGTTGCAGGCAAACAAATGTTCAAGTATTTAAAAGAGGCTCAGAGTGAACACAAGATGCCTAAATCAATCAAGATTATGTTAAGACCTTTACCTCTAAGATGA
- a CDS encoding ATP-binding protein: MIIEKLLLHVLIILAPVLIQTSLLENHRLGKSPVFIGVLHGIAAFMCLIFAYESFGLYWDFRYIPLVLSMLYGGRKAGVIVLVFILTARIINGGDAIIFGFVSAFLAGTLPFLISNRFWTFPPKKRVTFAVLLGFWPALVMLGILLSFAFIAGVPVSGNKEMGIYVLIFGGIQVLGVGVAAQLNEWMIEKRLLREEILKSEKLNTLGELAASIAHEVRNPLTVVKGFLQLMKKQVTGTHEEYLKIVLSELGRAEEIINDYLNFAKPEFEKIEKINVKEVLSDVTVLLNAYALKEGVYLEADLKDDGFLLTDRNKLKQAFVNIIKNAIEATPPQGNVIVKLEVTHTQAIIMVEDTGKGMTKDQISRIGTLFFTTKVQGTGLGTSVSLRIIEAMGGHIHYSSTVNKGTVVTIDLPLNSDKVSKFDSNLPSTYMNNQNA; the protein is encoded by the coding sequence ATGATTATCGAGAAATTATTGTTACATGTATTGATTATATTGGCTCCTGTTCTTATTCAAACTTCACTCCTTGAAAACCATAGGCTTGGTAAATCACCTGTTTTCATCGGTGTACTACATGGGATTGCCGCGTTCATGTGTTTAATATTTGCTTATGAAAGTTTCGGATTGTATTGGGATTTCCGCTACATTCCACTGGTCCTTTCAATGCTTTATGGAGGGAGAAAAGCCGGGGTCATTGTTCTAGTATTTATATTAACCGCACGGATCATCAACGGCGGGGATGCCATCATTTTCGGATTTGTAAGTGCGTTTCTTGCGGGAACCCTTCCTTTCCTGATTTCAAATCGATTCTGGACGTTCCCACCAAAGAAACGGGTAACATTTGCCGTGTTACTTGGATTTTGGCCAGCGTTAGTGATGCTGGGAATTCTTCTTTCATTCGCGTTCATAGCGGGTGTTCCTGTTTCGGGTAATAAAGAAATGGGCATCTACGTTCTGATCTTCGGGGGCATCCAGGTGTTGGGGGTCGGTGTAGCTGCACAACTAAATGAGTGGATGATCGAGAAGCGTTTGCTTCGTGAAGAGATCCTTAAATCTGAAAAGCTCAATACATTGGGAGAACTTGCTGCTTCCATTGCTCATGAAGTGCGAAATCCTCTAACCGTCGTGAAGGGATTCCTTCAATTAATGAAGAAGCAAGTGACAGGGACTCATGAGGAATATTTGAAAATCGTATTAAGCGAGTTAGGCAGGGCAGAGGAAATCATTAATGATTATTTGAACTTTGCCAAGCCCGAGTTCGAAAAGATAGAGAAAATCAATGTGAAAGAAGTTCTCTCGGATGTCACCGTCCTCCTGAATGCGTATGCCCTCAAAGAGGGGGTTTACCTTGAAGCGGACCTGAAAGATGATGGATTTCTTTTGACCGACCGAAATAAGTTGAAGCAAGCATTCGTCAATATCATAAAGAATGCCATTGAAGCGACCCCGCCTCAAGGAAACGTAATCGTAAAATTAGAAGTCACCCATACACAAGCCATCATCATGGTGGAAGACACAGGAAAAGGGATGACAAAAGACCAAATCTCAAGGATTGGCACCTTGTTTTTCACAACTAAGGTCCAAGGTACTGGATTAGGAACTTCGGTGTCCTTGCGCATCATCGAAGCCATGGGCGGTCATATCCATTATTCAAGCACTGTTAATAAAGGAACAGTCGTTACGATCGATCTTCCATTAAATAGTGATAAGGTTTCAAAATTTGATTCCAATCTCCCAAGTACATATATGAACAACCAAAACGCTTAG
- a CDS encoding ATP-dependent DNA helicase — protein MKKTVKISIRELVEFVYKEGSIDVRFQARSSMTIGTKLHQKLQREYKEGDEKEVFLKGERVVEDIAYQLEGRCDGIHYENGEVIVEEIKSTAGTVAQIEEGARVHWAQGECYAYLLAKEKQLKDIGVQLTYIEVESEKTKSFTRTYTMEELQHIVDETLIAYTPFASLLLTNQETRIKSIPDLVFPYPTYRKGQKNLAGAVYKTVTESKSLYANAPTGTGKTISTLFPTIKAIEKGHSKWFYVTAKTITRTVAEEALVLLEREGLTQRAITITAKDKICFQEETICQKEYCEFANGYYDRINGALIDILTQETIITRPIVETYARKHRVCPFEFSIDLSYLVDGVICDYNYIFDPKVSLKRMSDEGKKKTTLLIDEAHNLVGRGREMYSATLRKSDFLEIKRKYPEYVTLKQSIVAVNKQFLRLEKERGGDVRNELDAELVDEVQSFVEIAEKYLGEAEGDWSEEFLQMYFDALNFVRISNFFSDEHRFVIEQTPKDIEVKLFCIDPSKLIKQTTSSFQSSVFFSATLHPFSYYFQQLGGCEEDYRFLIPSPFEKEQWQVGIHPISTRYKDRERTLSSITRSITEAFNENKGNYLVFFSSYAYMREAFEEMNQDAMNAEFIIQEPNMKEVDREKFLNEYQSDRDRPVIGFAVLGGIFSEGIDLKGDRLKGVIVVGVGLPQPSRDQEIIKDYFNELGLNGFDHAYVYPGLNKVFQSGGRLIRSEEDKGVLRLIDDRYLSPKYQSLLLEEWNDYRIIT, from the coding sequence ATGAAGAAAACTGTCAAGATTTCAATAAGGGAATTAGTGGAGTTCGTGTATAAAGAAGGAAGCATAGATGTCAGGTTTCAAGCCCGCTCTTCCATGACCATCGGAACAAAGCTTCATCAAAAACTACAGAGAGAATACAAAGAAGGTGATGAGAAAGAAGTCTTTCTAAAAGGAGAAAGAGTGGTGGAGGATATAGCCTATCAACTGGAAGGCCGCTGTGATGGTATCCATTATGAAAACGGGGAAGTAATCGTAGAAGAAATTAAATCAACGGCAGGAACTGTAGCTCAGATCGAAGAAGGTGCCCGTGTCCACTGGGCTCAAGGTGAATGCTATGCTTACTTATTGGCAAAAGAAAAGCAGCTAAAGGATATTGGTGTGCAGCTCACGTACATAGAGGTAGAATCTGAAAAAACGAAGTCTTTCACCCGTACTTATACAATGGAAGAGCTTCAACACATCGTTGACGAGACCCTGATTGCGTATACACCATTTGCTTCACTTTTACTCACCAATCAGGAAACCCGAATTAAGAGTATTCCAGACCTGGTATTTCCTTATCCAACTTATCGAAAAGGGCAAAAAAACCTCGCTGGTGCTGTCTATAAAACGGTTACTGAATCCAAATCTCTGTATGCGAATGCTCCGACAGGAACAGGGAAAACCATTTCAACCTTATTCCCGACGATTAAAGCAATTGAGAAAGGACATTCAAAGTGGTTTTATGTGACAGCTAAGACGATTACCCGTACTGTCGCAGAGGAGGCGCTGGTTCTTTTAGAACGGGAAGGATTGACACAAAGGGCCATTACCATCACGGCAAAAGACAAAATCTGCTTTCAAGAAGAAACGATTTGTCAGAAAGAGTATTGTGAATTTGCGAATGGCTATTATGATCGAATCAACGGGGCGCTCATTGATATATTAACGCAAGAAACCATCATCACACGTCCAATCGTTGAGACATACGCCAGGAAGCACCGAGTATGCCCGTTTGAATTTTCAATCGACCTTTCCTATTTAGTGGACGGTGTCATCTGTGATTATAACTACATCTTCGACCCGAAGGTTTCATTAAAAAGAATGAGTGATGAAGGGAAGAAAAAGACGACTCTACTCATTGATGAAGCACATAATCTTGTTGGCAGGGGACGGGAAATGTATTCAGCCACCCTGAGGAAGTCCGATTTTTTAGAAATCAAAAGAAAGTATCCTGAATATGTGACCTTGAAGCAAAGCATTGTCGCGGTTAATAAGCAGTTCCTCCGTTTGGAAAAAGAACGAGGAGGCGATGTGCGGAATGAGTTGGATGCAGAGTTAGTTGATGAGGTGCAAAGTTTTGTTGAGATAGCAGAAAAATACTTGGGAGAAGCGGAAGGGGATTGGTCTGAGGAATTTCTACAAATGTACTTTGATGCATTAAATTTTGTGAGGATTTCCAACTTCTTTTCTGATGAACATCGCTTTGTGATCGAGCAAACTCCTAAAGATATAGAAGTGAAACTATTTTGCATTGATCCCTCAAAGCTTATTAAACAAACAACGAGTTCGTTTCAATCATCAGTATTTTTCTCAGCCACGCTTCACCCCTTTTCGTACTATTTTCAGCAACTGGGCGGGTGTGAAGAGGATTATCGTTTTCTGATTCCTTCGCCATTTGAAAAAGAACAATGGCAGGTTGGGATCCATCCGATTTCAACCCGGTATAAGGACAGAGAAAGAACCCTTTCCTCGATTACACGTTCCATTACAGAAGCGTTCAATGAGAATAAAGGGAATTATCTGGTATTCTTTTCATCGTACGCCTATATGCGGGAAGCCTTCGAGGAAATGAATCAGGATGCAATGAATGCAGAATTCATCATCCAGGAGCCTAATATGAAAGAAGTAGACAGAGAGAAATTTTTAAACGAGTATCAAAGCGACAGAGACCGTCCGGTTATTGGATTTGCCGTATTGGGAGGCATCTTCTCAGAGGGTATCGATCTGAAAGGAGATCGATTAAAGGGTGTAATTGTTGTAGGAGTAGGGCTGCCTCAGCCAAGCAGGGATCAAGAAATCATTAAGGACTATTTTAATGAACTGGGGTTGAATGGATTCGATCATGCGTATGTCTACCCGGGATTAAATAAAGTATTTCAATCTGGAGGGAGACTCATTCGATCAGAGGAGGATAAGGGAGTCCTCAGATTGATCGACGATCGTTATCTGTCACCGAAATACCAGTCATTGCTGCTTGAAGAATGGAACGATTATCGAATCATTACATGA
- a CDS encoding ferritin-like domain-containing protein, which produces MDEAKLKELIDGLNEDLANEYAAVILYTNYAAVVSGLYRQILKPFFEEEIPDEQGHALYLAEKIKTLGGDPTTTPAAVKQTDDVKEMLEEGRKAEADTIERYKKRKEQAEELGLVELSIKLDDMIADETHHLEEFDRLLKDPSFN; this is translated from the coding sequence ATGGATGAAGCAAAATTAAAAGAATTAATCGATGGATTAAATGAGGATTTAGCAAATGAATATGCTGCAGTTATACTTTACACAAATTACGCTGCTGTCGTGAGCGGCTTATATCGTCAAATCTTAAAGCCTTTCTTCGAAGAGGAGATCCCGGATGAACAGGGACATGCTTTATACTTAGCCGAAAAAATTAAAACATTGGGCGGAGATCCGACGACGACTCCGGCTGCCGTGAAACAAACAGATGATGTGAAAGAAATGTTAGAGGAAGGTCGTAAAGCTGAGGCTGATACGATCGAACGTTATAAGAAGCGTAAAGAGCAAGCAGAAGAATTGGGTCTCGTTGAGCTTAGCATCAAACTCGATGACATGATTGCAGATGAAACCCATCACCTTGAAGAATTCGATCGCTTACTAAAGGATCCTTCTTTTAACTAA
- a CDS encoding YkuS family protein: protein MRIGVEQSLQNVVQALREKGHDVIELKQETDANGCDCCVVTGMDSNVMGIQNVATQGSVIEASGLSADEVCQQVESRLQ, encoded by the coding sequence ATGAGAATTGGTGTTGAACAATCCTTACAAAACGTCGTGCAAGCCTTACGTGAAAAGGGGCATGACGTCATTGAACTAAAACAGGAAACAGACGCAAACGGCTGTGACTGCTGCGTAGTGACAGGGATGGATTCCAATGTAATGGGGATTCAAAACGTAGCTACTCAAGGATCCGTGATTGAAGCAAGTGGACTAAGTGCTGATGAAGTATGTCAGCAAGTTGAGAGCAGATTACAATAG
- a CDS encoding S8 family peptidase produces MQGEIRLIPYFMDEMIVDANEIPKGVDLIQSPSMWKNGYKGKGTTIAVLDTGCDMNHPDLAGRVKGFRNFTDDDNGAEDNVTDYSGHGTHVAGTIAASENGDGVIGVAPLADLLVVKVLAGSRGSGKYDWIVNGILYAIEQKVDIISMSLGGPTDHKPLHEAIQKAVDANISVVCAAGNEGDSNSSTDEFSFPACYNEVISVGAIDLQRKSSYFTNSNNEVDLVAPGEQILSTIPGEKYAKLSGTSMSAPHVSGALALIKEFEQVSFDRKLSETEVYAQLIKRTVPLGFPKTLEGNGLLFITAPDLLREHLRNQPLAQIG; encoded by the coding sequence ATGCAAGGTGAAATTAGGTTAATTCCATATTTCATGGACGAAATGATTGTTGATGCAAATGAAATTCCTAAAGGCGTTGACTTAATCCAATCTCCTAGTATGTGGAAGAATGGATACAAAGGAAAAGGGACTACAATCGCCGTCCTGGATACAGGCTGCGATATGAACCATCCTGATCTGGCTGGGAGAGTGAAGGGTTTCCGCAACTTCACCGACGATGATAACGGTGCTGAAGATAACGTTACTGATTATAGCGGACACGGCACCCATGTAGCGGGTACGATTGCTGCAAGTGAAAATGGTGATGGGGTTATCGGGGTTGCGCCACTGGCCGATTTACTGGTTGTTAAAGTACTGGCAGGCAGCCGCGGGAGTGGAAAATACGATTGGATCGTGAACGGCATTCTGTATGCGATCGAACAAAAGGTGGACATCATCTCCATGTCATTGGGAGGCCCCACTGACCACAAGCCTCTGCACGAAGCGATTCAAAAAGCAGTGGATGCAAATATATCAGTTGTTTGTGCAGCAGGTAACGAAGGTGACTCGAATAGTAGCACCGATGAGTTTTCTTTTCCCGCTTGTTACAATGAAGTCATTTCTGTAGGAGCCATCGACCTTCAAAGAAAATCTTCTTACTTTACGAATTCTAATAATGAAGTCGACTTAGTGGCACCGGGTGAACAAATTTTGTCTACCATTCCTGGTGAAAAATACGCTAAGCTCAGCGGTACCTCCATGTCAGCCCCACACGTGTCCGGAGCATTAGCCCTCATCAAAGAATTCGAGCAAGTATCATTTGACCGTAAACTTTCAGAAACCGAAGTATATGCACAACTCATTAAACGCACCGTTCCTCTCGGATTCCCAAAAACATTGGAAGGAAATGGTCTGTTGTTTATCACAGCACCTGACCTACTGAGGGAGCACTTGAGAAACCAGCCGCTTGCACAGATTGGGTGA
- a CDS encoding superoxide dismutase family protein codes for MNYYQYGYPGYSYYRNAPDMAFAQIQGGPLAPGLQGYVFFREVQNGVEVYAEVTGLPSYKEGKGDQNPIGPHGFHLHEKGVCEIGDPKEPFSSAGGHWNPTSQPHGNHAGDFPVLFSNDGYAKMSFFTNKFKVKDVIGKGVIIHQSPDDYRSQPSGDAGKRLACGVVMGYGG; via the coding sequence ATGAATTATTACCAATATGGCTATCCTGGTTATTCATATTATCGAAATGCTCCTGACATGGCCTTCGCTCAAATACAGGGAGGTCCATTAGCCCCAGGATTGCAGGGATATGTTTTTTTTCGGGAAGTGCAAAATGGGGTGGAAGTATATGCAGAGGTAACAGGTTTACCATCATATAAGGAAGGAAAAGGTGATCAAAATCCGATCGGGCCACATGGATTTCACTTACATGAAAAGGGAGTTTGTGAAATAGGCGATCCTAAGGAGCCTTTCTCTTCTGCCGGAGGACATTGGAATCCGACCAGTCAGCCTCATGGTAATCATGCGGGTGATTTTCCTGTACTGTTCTCAAACGACGGATATGCTAAAATGTCTTTTTTTACGAATAAATTCAAAGTGAAAGACGTCATAGGCAAAGGTGTCATCATCCATCAAAGCCCGGATGACTACAGATCACAGCCCTCGGGAGATGCGGGAAAACGTCTCGCATGCGGAGTCGTTATGGGGTATGGGGGCTAA
- a CDS encoding sodium-dependent transporter yields the protein MSQREQWSSKIGFILAAAGSAIGLGAIWKFPYIAGQNGGGAFFLIFILFTLLLGLPLLLAEFSIGRTAGSNAVDSYRKIAPGTRWHWVGILGMVTSFILLSFYSVIGGWIVVYLFKAITGQLNNLSSDQYAEVFGATISNPVTSVFVQFLFILMTIIVVAKGVQKGIELASKIMMPALFILFILLVVRAVTLDNAMDGITFLLQPDFSKVTSQTILEAMGQSFFTLSVGVSVMVTYSSYLPKTQSLPRSAISIVAMNIFIVLLAGLAIFPAVFAFDLEPGAGPVLLFNVLPTVFSQLPFGMFFFIAFLVLFLFAALTSAFSMLEIIVSVISKGEPEKRKKWSWIIGLAIFVFGIPSALSFGILGDITLFDKTIFDLADFAVSNVLLPIGALLIALFVPMKMKKTALYEELKHGSGLKRGLFETWFFLIRFVAPLLIVIVMLDVLGIF from the coding sequence ATGAGTCAACGCGAACAATGGTCATCAAAGATCGGCTTTATATTAGCGGCAGCAGGGTCTGCGATTGGATTGGGGGCAATATGGAAGTTCCCTTATATCGCTGGACAAAATGGAGGCGGAGCATTCTTCCTGATCTTTATCCTATTTACTTTATTACTCGGACTTCCATTACTACTGGCTGAATTCTCCATCGGACGGACTGCCGGGAGCAATGCCGTTGATTCGTATCGAAAAATTGCCCCCGGTACACGCTGGCACTGGGTAGGGATTCTTGGAATGGTTACATCCTTTATCTTACTCTCCTTCTACAGCGTGATTGGCGGCTGGATTGTTGTTTATTTATTTAAAGCCATTACGGGTCAATTGAACAACCTTTCCTCGGACCAATACGCAGAAGTATTTGGTGCAACGATCTCAAATCCTGTAACAAGTGTGTTTGTTCAATTCCTTTTCATCTTGATGACCATCATCGTGGTTGCTAAAGGGGTTCAAAAAGGTATTGAACTGGCAAGTAAAATCATGATGCCGGCATTATTTATTTTATTTATTCTCTTGGTCGTTCGTGCTGTAACCCTTGATAATGCCATGGATGGAATCACATTCCTGTTGCAACCTGACTTTTCAAAGGTGACATCACAAACGATTTTAGAAGCGATGGGACAATCGTTCTTCACCCTAAGCGTGGGTGTATCGGTGATGGTGACATATAGTTCTTACCTGCCGAAAACACAGAGCCTGCCCAGATCAGCCATATCCATTGTGGCTATGAATATCTTCATCGTACTGTTAGCAGGCTTGGCCATTTTCCCGGCAGTCTTTGCCTTTGATTTAGAACCTGGGGCGGGCCCGGTACTACTGTTCAATGTTTTACCAACCGTGTTCAGTCAGCTTCCTTTTGGGATGTTCTTCTTTATTGCATTCCTTGTCCTGTTCTTGTTCGCTGCATTAACATCCGCGTTCTCCATGCTCGAAATCATCGTTTCGGTCATTTCAAAAGGAGAACCTGAAAAGCGTAAGAAATGGTCTTGGATCATCGGACTTGCTATCTTTGTTTTCGGTATTCCATCGGCATTATCATTTGGGATACTTGGAGATATTACTCTATTCGATAAGACCATTTTTGACTTGGCTGATTTCGCTGTCAGCAATGTGCTGCTTCCGATTGGAGCACTTCTTATTGCATTGTTTGTACCTATGAAAATGAAGAAAACAGCACTCTACGAAGAATTGAAGCATGGAAGTGGATTGAAGCGGGGATTATTCGAAACCTGGTTCTTCCTGATCCGTTTTGTGGCCCCGTTGCTAATCGTTATTGTAATGCTTGATGTATTGGGCATATTCTAA